A genomic window from Myotis daubentonii chromosome 4, mMyoDau2.1, whole genome shotgun sequence includes:
- the LITAF gene encoding lipopolysaccharide-induced tumor necrosis factor-alpha factor isoform X1, which yields MSAPGLYQAAAGPSIPTAPPTYEETVAINSYFPTPPAPMPGPTTGLVTGPDGKGMNPPGYYTQPVSVPNANPITVQTVYVQQPVSFFDRPVQMCCPSCNKMIVTQLSYNAGALTWLSCGSLCLLGCIAGCCFIPFCVDALQDVDHYCPNCKALLGTYKRL from the exons ATGTCTGCTCCAGGATTGTACCAGGCGGCCGCTGGGCCTTCGATCCCCACCGCGCCCCCAACCTATGAAGAGACGGTGGCCATTAACAGTTACTTCCCGACGCCTCCTGCGCCTATGCCTGGGCCCACCACCGGGCTCGTGACTGGCCCTGATGGGAAGGGCATGAACCCTCCTGGATACTACACCCAGCCCGTGTCCGTCCCCAACGCCAATCCAA TTACCGTGCAGACGGTCTACGTGCAGCAGCCAGTCTCCTTTTTCGACCGCCCGGTCCAGATGTGTTGCCCTTCCTGCAACAAGATGATTGTGACCCAGCTGTCCTACAACGCCGGTGCCCTCACCTGGCTCTCCTGTGGGAGCCTGTGCCTGCTCGG GTGCATCGCCGGCTGCTGCTTCATCCCTTTCTGCGTGGACGCCCTGCAGGACGTGGACCATTACTGTCCCAACTGCAAAGCTCTCCTGGGCACCTACAAGCGTTTGTAG
- the LITAF gene encoding lipopolysaccharide-induced tumor necrosis factor-alpha factor isoform X2, whose protein sequence is MTSLITVKMSAPGLYQAAAGPSIPTAPPTYEETVAINSYFPTPPAPMPGPTTGLVTGPDGKGMNPPGYYTQPVSVPNANPTFDDHHLLSVSMNLTAPVPPRRGILQHVSFCVWLISPSITSSRFIPVAYVKAE, encoded by the exons GTGAAAATGTCTGCTCCAGGATTGTACCAGGCGGCCGCTGGGCCTTCGATCCCCACCGCGCCCCCAACCTATGAAGAGACGGTGGCCATTAACAGTTACTTCCCGACGCCTCCTGCGCCTATGCCTGGGCCCACCACCGGGCTCGTGACTGGCCCTGATGGGAAGGGCATGAACCCTCCTGGATACTACACCCAGCCCGTGTCCGTCCCCAACGCCAATCCAA cttttGACGACCACCatctactctctgtctctatgaatttgactgctcCGGTGCCTCCTAGACGAGGAATTCTGCAGCatgtgtccttttgtgtctggcttatttcaccaaGCATAACATCCTCACGGTTCATCCCTGTTGCATATGTTAAGGCtgagtaa